A single window of Nicotiana tomentosiformis chromosome 1, ASM39032v3, whole genome shotgun sequence DNA harbors:
- the LOC104118977 gene encoding DELLA protein RGL1-like, which yields MEDSTDIQNFCTNYGFYQEYAANPQVQETNKQQEEMNVYAVTPQVQTGSHVDKTPFLSLAPFELLRNNPSRWKNTEGDKVRNLNEGTNAYQKLSAMQIMRLAGERFIQFSSNKFININNLLHLYGSALSNLSPEDNQDVELAQILLAAAEKVSDQQYDRARKMLMQCQLLSSNTGNPAQRAVFYFAQALEERIDRETGRLIPKIHSVETDGSICIASRFDASHLAFHQEVPFTQVVHFTGIQAILESVATKSKVHLIDFLIRTGVQWASLIQAAAERKDNPIEHMKITVVESVNKERVEETGKSLESFAKSLNFPFSFKIVFLPDRNQLTEDHFDVKPDEGVVIYAAFFLRAMICEPNCLETAMRVIRRLQPELMVVSEVEANLNSPMFVNRFIDSLFYYSAFFDCLEDVMKRDDQHRMTLESVTYGGGIRNIVGSEGKERVCKSVNLDVWRSFFKRFGMEEVKLSETCLYQANLIIEQFACRNSCSADVNGRSLTVSWKGTPIYFTSAWKFH from the coding sequence ATGGAGGATTCCACGGATATTCAGAACTTTTGTACCAACTATGGTTTCTATCAAGAATATGCAGCCAATCCACAAGTACAAGAAACGAATAAACAACAAGAAGAAATGAATGTGTATGCAGTCACTCCACAAGTACAAACAGGAAGTCATGTGGACAAGACACCTTTTTTATCTTTGGCTCCTTTTGAATTGCTGAGGAACAATCCGAGCAGGTGGAAGAATACTGAAGGAgataaagttagaaatttaaacgAGGGGACCAACGCATACCAGAAGCTCTCAGCAATGCAAATCATGAGACTAGCTGGAGAAAGATTCATCCAGTTCTCTTCTAACAAGTTCATTAACATAAATAATCTTCTCCATCTGTATGGTTCTGCTCTCTCGAACCTTTCTCCTGAAGATAATCAAGATGTAGAACTTGCTCAAATCCTCCTAGCTGCAGCTGAGAAAGTTTCTGACCAACAATATGACCGCGCAAGGAAAATGCTGATGCAATGCCAACTACTTTCATCGAACACAGGTAATCCCGCGCAAAGAGCAGTCTTTTATTTTGCGCAAGCGCTTGAAGAGAGGATCGATAGAGAAACAGGAAGGTTAATTCCAAAAATCCACAGTGTGGAAACAGATGGCAGTATCTGTATAGCATCAAGATTCGACGCCTCACACCTAGCATTTCATCAAGAAGTTCCATTCACCCAAGTGGTGCATTTCACAGGAATTCAAGCCATACTAGAAAGTGTAGCAACAAAATCCAAAGTTCACCTTATCGATTTCCTCATCAGGACGGGCGTACAGTGGGCATCCTTAATCCAAGCAGCAGCAGAGCGAAAAGATAATCCAATTGAACATATGAAAATCACAGTTGTTGAATCAGTAAATAAGGAAAGAGTAGAGGAAACAGGCAAGTCTTTAGAGAGCTTTGCTAAATCCTTGAACTTTCCGTTCTCCTTCAAGATTGTGTTTTTACCAGATAGAAACCAACTGACCGAAGACCACTTTGACGTAAAACCTGATGAAGGTGTAGTAATTTATGCAGCATTCTTTCTAAGGGCAATGATCTGTGAACCTAACTGTTTAGAAACTGCAATGAGAGTAATAAGAAGGCTGCAGCCAGAACTAATGGTAGTCTCAGAAGTAGAGGCAAATCTGAATTCGCCTATGTTCGTGAATCGCTTCATAGACTCTTTATTCTATTACAGTGCATTCTTTGATTGCCTGGAAGATGTAATGAAGAGGGATGATCAACACAGGATGACATTAGAATCAGTGACATACGGAGGCGGGATTCGAAACATAGTGGGAAGTGAAGGAAAAGAAAGGGTGTGTAAAAGTGTGAATCTTGATGTGTGGAGATCATTCTTTAAGAGGTTTGGAATGGAAGAAGTAAAGCTGAGTGAGACATGTTTGTATCAGGCTAACTTGATTATTGAGCAGTTTGCATGTAGGAATTCTTGCAGTGCGGATGTAAATGGAAGGTCTCTCACAGTCAGCTGGAAAGGGACTCCAATCTATTTCACTTCTGCTTGGAAATTCCATTGA
- the LOC104118976 gene encoding scarecrow-like protein 18 encodes MVICPGIGTMANVSISNDNFTDFQGDHLKGYERNELVINGVEDPWFELEDCTDIDSVYSICGLINEENTSNEQVTTNLLEDQQQSISNWMQSQFSNNTDQIKSSIEAPKDDDFQPQVLELIGHSSSEKPNPFSLASFELLNNYGRLIKKSSEENLNISNALSYEARACNNHKLSMEEILMVAGERYIQYSTQRLDGLSMFIHPYGSALSGLSIEETRDMELVHLLLAAAEEVNNQQFHLASKLISRCMWVASESGNPVQRLSFYFAKALEERIDRSTGRYTCTDEDRHLKCIKTMALGTNSAFLTCHQLLPFSQVMQFAGIQTILEHVKSAKKIHLIDFNIRSGIQWTVLMQALAEKGDSPIKLLKITAVGSTEKEKFEVTGNTLHSFAKSLGVPFSFDVVFLSDMKDFKKESVNIEADETVAVYCNTVLRTMIPKPDCLENLMKVVRSIGPTVIVIGEVEANHNSPSFLNRFIETLFFYGAFFDCFEDCMDRDSPCRRTIEGVYFGEGIRNIVAAEGKERFTRNVKLQVWRAFFARLGMVEEELSESAWYQANLIVKKFAQGSCCNLHKDGKGLIIGWKGTPIHSLSIWKFL; translated from the exons ATGGTAATTTGTCCTGGAATTGGGACCATGGCTAATGTCTCAATCTCAAATGATAATTTTACCGATTTCCAGGGTGATCATCTTAAAGGATATGAGAGAAATGAATTAGTGATCAATGGCGTCGAAGATCCTTGGTTTGAACTTGAAGATTGTACAGATATTGATTCTGTTTACTCCATTTGTGGCCTTATCAATGAAGAGAATACATCTAATGAACAAGTTACAACCAACTTATTGGAAGATCAGCAACAAAGTATATCAAATTGGATGCAGAGTCAGTTCTCTAACAACACAGACCAAATCAAATCCAGTATTGAAGCACCAAAGGATGATGATTTCCAGCCTCAAGTCCTAGAACTTATTGGCCACTCTAGCAGTGAAAAACCAAATCCATTTTCTCTAGCATCTTTTGAGCTACTGAACAATTATGGCAGACTGATCAAGAAATCGAGCGAGGAAAACTTGAATATTAGTAATGCACTAAGCTATGAGGCACGTGCATGTAACAACCACAAGTTGTCAATGGAAGAAATCCTGATGGTTGCTGGAGAAAG GTACATCCAGTACTCCACCCAAAGGCTAGACGGTCTTTCTATGTTTATACACCCTTATGGTTCAGCACTCTCAGGACTTAGTATAGAGGAAACAAGGGACATGGAACTTGTCCACCTCCTCCTAGCTGCAGCGGAAGAAGTAAATAACCAGCAATTTCATCTAGCTAGCAAATTGATTTCCCGTTGTATGTGGGTGGCATCTGAATCAGGTAATCCAGTCCAGAGACTTTCTTTCTATTTTGCTAAAGCTTTAGAAGAGAGGATTGATAGATCAACCGGAAGATACACATGTACGGATGAAGATCGCCACCTCAAGTGTATAAAAACTATGGCATTAGGTACCAACTCTGCATTCTTGACCTGCCACCAACTACTTCCCTTCAGTCAAGTGATGCAATTTGCGGGAATTCAAACAATACTTGAACATGTCAAAAGCGCAAAAAAGATCCATTTGATCGATTTTAATATTAGGAGTGGAATTCAGTGGACAGTCTTGATGCAAGCTCTTGCAGAAAAAGGTGACAGTCCAATTAAGCTTCTCAAGATAACTGCAGTTGGAAGCACAGAAAAAGAGAAGTTTGAAGTAACAGGCAACACATTACACAGTTTCGCCAAGTCCTTGGGTGTACCATTTTCATTTGATGTAGTTTTCCTGTCAGATATGAAAGATTTCAAGAAAGAATCAGTCAATATTGAAGCAGATGAGACTGTGGCTGTTTATTGTAACACTGTTTTAAGGACAATGATACCAAAACCAGATTGTTTGGAAAATTTGATGAAAGTAGTCAGAAGCATTGGACCAACAGTTATTGTTATTGGCGAAGTCGAAGCAAACCATAATTCACCATCATTTTTAAACCGCTTTATTGAGACACTATTCTTTTATGGTGCATTTTTCGATTGCTTTGAGGACTGCATGGATCGAGACAGTCCATGTCGAAGAACGATTGAAGGGGTGTATTTTGGCGAAGGTATTCGGAACATTGTAGCTGCTGAGGGTAAGGAAAGATTCACCAGGAATGTGAAACTTCAAGTGTGGAGAGCATTCTTTGCAAGGCTTGGTATGGTGGAAGAAGAGCTTAGTGAGTCAGCTTGGTATCAAGCTAATCTAATTGTCAAGAAATTTGCCCAAGGCAGTTGTTGTAATCTTCACAAGGATGGGAAAGGCCTTATTATCGGGTGGAAAGGAACACCAATTCATTCTCTTTCCATTTGGAAGTTCTTGTAA